AAGTGAGGCTTGTCAGTTGTTGTCCTTTGGTTCCTATTGACTTGACGTGCGGCATATCTCACGTGCAGTTGTGTCAGTCTAATACCAATGAAATGGTAGAAACCACCGTACCATTTGAAGAAGCTTCGTCTAGTCTAGCCTTGGGAAACTTATGAGTTCATTTATTTGGTAGAAAGTAGAAACACTTGAAATCTATCATTTACAATCTAATGGTagtattttctttcatttttcttgaaaatcaaatggtttgtttggataggagtttatttgaataatttatttgagataattattatagtattttttatgatgtgatgtatatgagatgaaaagataattaaaaaaataaaaagaaaggcaatttgaaatttgtgaactaaattattttttttaaattatgtcAATTTGAAAGAAAGGCAAGCGCAGCTCTATATTGACCATTAGTACTCTTCAGTTTTATTGAAAGGAGACACGTTAACATCAATTGAAATCATTTTCCAAGCTATGATGAGAAAAAGACGAAACCTACTACATATACCTCGTCGAGTAACGTTGACGCCAGATTTGAATCTCAAGTTTCTTCTACAAGTGACACAGTAAGTCAATATTTAGATCATTTACGTAAATTGCTACATGATTAGTAAAGAAGTGAACAAGACAACTGGAACATTTTTCAAAAATGTCGGCTGAAACCTCTTAGCACTACAACGATGAATGTGCATCTATTGGTTTTCAGATGTGTACATATTTGTATCATGTTTGATTTGGTGTATTTTCTTTCGTTGTTGGTGcagatttattgaatgaaatttattcttttttacaaaaaaaaaaatccccatATAAAACCAATATAAAACTTCAATCCAACTTGAgcttaaaaaagaaaaacctgAGAGTCTACCATGAAGATGACGAAAGAATATAGAATTAAGCTTAAACTTGCTAATTCGTGTAGCCAACTCTGCTTAGTAGTAGTATTAGTTGTCCTTGCAAGTCTAACAATCCCAGCGGATTGTTTCCATCATGATGACCATTATCCGGAAGCCATTGCTGCTCTCTTCGTCTTTGGTGATTCACTTATTGATCCTGGGAATAACAACTACATCAACACAAGTACAGGTTTCCAGGCCAACTTTCCCCCATACGGAGAATCATTCTTCAAATATCCATCGGGAAGGTTTTGCGACGGCCGTGTAATTACGGATTTTATTGGTAAGTATGTAGGAGGTAGCCTGACTTCTTAAATAAAATCAACAAGATATGCACTTAATTATGTcctttatacatatatatatatatatgtatgtatatgtgtgtgtgtgtgtacgcTTCAATAACAAGCTTGCTTTGTTGTTATGACCATTTGCAGCTGAATACGCAAAGCTCCCTTTCATTCCACCTTATCTCCAAATTGGCTACCAATATCAGCTGGCTTATGGTGCAAACTTTGCATCTGCTGGCGCTGGTGCTCTAGTTGAAACCTATCCCGGATCGGTAAATAAGAGAAATGACCACCAGTGATGTAATATTGCCATTTCCCAACATATATAGGTAATTGATTTCGAGTCATTTCTCAGGTTGTCGACCTTAAAACGCAGTTGTGGCATTTCAACGAGGCTGAAAAACTATTGATTTCGAATATCGGTAGAAGAGGAGCAGAACGAATCGTATCCAATTCTGTGTACTTGTTTAGCATAGGGGCAAATGATTACTTCAGCGATtcaacaaaatccaacatatTTAAGTCGTTTACCCCGGAGGATTATGTAGCAATGGTGGTTGGCAACATTACAGCTGCTCTCGAggtaaatttttaatttttactacTAGACAATAGTCAATTAGCCATTATAGAGCAAGGCGAAGTGATTGTTAGCATGCATAACAGGAAATATACAAGAAAGGTGGGAGAAAATTTGGAGTTGTAAATATGCCGCCTCTAGGCTGTGCACCAGTCTATAGAGCTGCCGATTTGGCTGCTGGAGGGACTGGAGAGTGCAATGGACAGGTGACAGCTTTGGCCAAGTTACACAATGTCTTACTTTCCAAAAGACTCGAGCACCTGCAGAAGCAGCTCAAAAGCTTTAGATATTCATATTTTGACTTTTTCGCTGTTTTTGTCGATTTATTTGACAATCCATTAAAATACGGTACGTGCATCAACTTTATTGCCTATTAGGAATAGTTTTCCCCAACTGTTAAAATCATAACTATGTATTCATCAACTATGCCATTATCAAAGTATATAATTGATTTTGCATGTTCCTGTCTAAGTTTGTTATTTTAGTATCAAAGTATATAGTTGATTCCTAGATTGTACTGTACAAATTTAATTGAAATTCACAACTGTAGAAAACCCTGAATTCACTAGTTAAATGGTTGCTAAATTTTTCAGCAAACCTTCCATAATTCTAGCAAGAATGCGAACATGGTGGAGTAACTAACAATTAGCTTCCATTTTTGCTATTGCATTTAATTACTCCCATAACAAGGCTTTAAGGAAGTGAAGAGTGCATGCTGCGGCAGTGGTCCTTTCCGAGGAACAAACAGCTGCGGAGGGAGGTGGGGAATAAAAGAATACGAGCTTTGTGGCAATCCACAAGATTATTCCTTCTTTGACTCCGTTCATCCAACTCAAGCTGCCAACCAGCAGTTCGCGGAGCTCATCTGGGCTGGACCCTCCAATGTTACTGGCCCTTATAATCTCAAGTCACTTTTTCAGCTTTCACTGTAACCTGCTCTACTCAAGATTGAAGTTCATTACTAAGGGACCATTTGTGACATTTATGTTTCTTAATTTCTGTTTTTACTTCAAGATAAAACAAAACAcctgttaatatatatatatattggttgCCAAAAACAATACATAAATGTGTTTGTTTCATCATATTGTTCCATGAATAAATTGAAATAGACTGTTTGATGGAAGAGGATCTCTGTTTTTTGATTGCCAAACCTTGGGGAATTTACTTAAATCTCACAAGGTGCCAGGCTACCTAATGTTGAATGATAAGCTATTCAGATTCTTCTAAACTGATACCTGATTATAAGCTGCAGATGAGAAAGTGACCTCAAAGATCGTTGGGATCTGATCCAGCAAACAAGCAGATATTAATGAATGTAGAACTgcataaaatgattttttgatcTTCTGGGAAATTCATGGACTCAATTCTCTTTATCGTTTTGGTTTGTTGACAAGAAACAACAAAGAGAGAATTTTACTAGGGTGATTTTGTATGGTTTTTGAGCAGCAGCATGATTGATTAGCTGATTGTAGTATTCAGTTCCACATTAcaatattcaaaatacattttaGCCATTATGCAGAGGAGTGTTATGAAATAGTTTGCATTTACCCTTGAACATGTAGAAAAGCTATATGCCAATATATTGAATTGTAGATACTGGATTGCAAATGTCAAAGTTTTCTaaattaaaatgattttctagttaTAAAGGATATGAAGCAGAAAGAGAAGTCCAACATTCCAATCAAATCCTACAATacagaaaatttctttttcaactgttTCCCCCCCTTTTGTCTTGCTGTACAAGGACCTTACTCCTCCAGTCCCTGCtgttcttttgctttttctctccaAATGAATCAAAATAGAAATCCAACCATAGTGGATATATCTAAAACCAGACCTGTAGAgtttattcattcattcatttttgctcctactcttctaaatttttctaattGCATACAGCGTTTTAGCTTCATAACCTATTCCCTACGGGCCAAATATCTGGAGGCTATGATGTCTATAAGCTGGAAAAATGACCAAGTGGCTGGTCTGCTAATCCTCAGCAAAAGTCTTCCTGTCTTAGCTTGGTGTATGCAATGGAATCCACGAGCAATCCACAAGAGGAAAATGAACTGCCAGGATTTAAAACTAATTCAATTGaagtaaaagtgataaaaagacaAAAACCAACCTCTAAATTATTGATTACACCTCATATTTTTGTTATATAAAGATGAAAACTTTACCCTAGACTACAAACCTGTAGCATGTTTTATATTTGTGTAAAGGACATAATAATTCACAAAGCATAGTCGGATGATGTGCCCGAGAAATTATCTATTCATACAATTACAATCACAACATAAAAGGTGAATTTGTATCATGTTGCAAATTGTCACTTCTCTTTTACTCCAGTTGTCTAAGCACCTGAGTAAGTAAGAAAAGGATAGTAATAATTTCTGCTAAGAAAAGGATAATAATAATGACATATATCTTgctttcatttttagttttggaGTGATGTATTCCTGAATTTCGTGCCTCAATCTGTAACCCATATCCAAGAAAGAAGATAAATATAACTACTGATGTGATTCTCACTTGacacgatctagacaaccaatcACCAATCGTTTAGgtagcggaaatttgacccaaatctAATCCCCGAGATAACGAACACTattgatactatctcaacccgTTATCTAACGAACTAGCGAACCAAATTAAAGGTAGATGAACAccacaaccaaggagttacttgattgataagttcaattgaacaatttgagaaagattctcaaaatattcaaagaggctctcttggaaagagaaaagtgaaaactcacaattttattaatatcaaGACTGATTGTAAAGgtctcttgccttggctatatatagccatacaatTGACATCCTAAAGTGACTTGGAAAACTAGATCTAAAGTGGATTGGATCCACTTAAACTAGAAATCCTAAAGTGAATTGGATTCACTTAAACTAAAACCTAAAGTGGTTTGGAAAACTCTAAATTCGGCTGGGCTAGGCCTTTGGGCCGACTCTACTAATTTATTCTACTAACTAATGTTCGGCCAATACAAGGTGGTTGTTGGCCGactttattaataaaattaaataactaaGACAGTGATTAAAATGACTAAATTGCCCTCGACTAGCCTTCAATTGACTCGTCCACTTGGAGTAAGGTATATAATGTTGAATCTTcattctccaagccttcaataatcttcaaatcatctccaattctCTCTTGGATGGTACATACAAGAGTTTGAAGGGATTCGTGCATCTTCTTGGCACGAGCTCTTGTGATCGGACCACTTGGTACTTGAATAATTTGCTCTTGATCGCCATTGGTCCTTGGTGCTCCGTCATCAATCCCCCCTCTTGaaggcgatttgtccccaaatcgAACGATTGTTTGCGATAGAGGATATCAGGGAATATTTGGATGAATACGAGCCAAGAAGCATGCCTTCTATGCAAACGGAACACGAACCAATGTGCATGCTTCAACTCACGATTATGACACCAATAGTTCAAGTCATTGACTCCTGGATCAAATACAAAGAATGAAGAATGAGTATCAACGAAGTAAATATAATCGACACTTCCACCAAGGTGATAGCAAGATGGAAATATGTGAACTCCATGTGTCATGCTAAGACCTATGACATGTCCCAAGCACACCTTTGAATCACTTAGTAAAATAAATGCAAACTCCCATGACAAGGATTTTAAATGCACACTAAACACATGAACTATAATGAAACTAGGACAGAGACTCATAGGCAAACTAACTCCTTGAAACACAACACCTATTAACTCAAGAACTTGAAGCATACCATGAATGCAGATGTTAGCACACACAAAATGATTACgtgactcgaaagaaagaatcATGCAATGACCCAAAACTAGACTAAGGCAATTGCAATTCATTGAAGTATTAAAATTAACTCTAGAATGATGGTCATAGAGTAGATGTACAGCTTTATCAAAATCCATGAATCCAATATGATAAACCACATGACATGCATGAACAATCTTAAAAATAAGGCCAATTAACTCTAAAGGTCTAGCATGCATGACCAATTCAAGAAACTTAGCTATGCTTAAGAAAGTAGCATCCAATTCTTCAAGATAAGGTGTATAACTACTCATAACCATGCTGGGAAGAATGCCTACCTTTATGGACAGCTCATACTCATTAGGTGTACCACGATAACAAAGAGTTGTATGGAAGAAATTTACCTCATTCACCGCAATTAAGTTATCTACAACTTTACCAATGTTGTGCAAGACAAATAGCTTAGGAATTGGCTCATAATGCCGCACTTTATTTGCCTCATAAACCTGTGAAAATTTAACAAACATGCTAGGCAAAACAAAGTAAGGATGGTTAGTAGAAAACAAGGCTTTCCTCACACCGTCGGCTTTTGCAATTAACActtgttttctctctcttttcttctcaataGCCGAGCTTATTTCAgcctttttcctctcatttttttCTAGCCTCATCTCACCATTTCCTCCCTTTGAGTTTTATCTATGATTAGTAGCATGTATGTCATACTCCCTTTGTAAGCTAACTTGgtcctcatgcacttgttgTGGTGTAAGAGGTGCAAGTGTGATTTTTTTACCATTATGCAAAAAGGAGTATTTATTTAGAAAACCATCAAAAATAACTCTCTTATCGAATTGCCAAGGACGGCCTAAAAGGATGTGTACAGCTTGCATAGGTACTACATTGCATACAATATCATCTTCATATCGGCCAATGCGAAAAGTAACTAAGACTTGTTTGGAGATACGTACCCCGCCGCTATTGTTTAGCCATTGGAGCTTGTAGGGACGCGGGTGGTCGGTTGTTGGTAAGTTGAGTTGCTCCACCATTAATGCACTTGCAACATTAGTGCAACTCCCTGGGTCAATGACTAGGTTACAAACCTTGTTGTGTAAATGACATCTTGAGTAGAAAATGTTTTCTCGTTGGAGCTCATCTCGACTAGCTTGAGTGGCTAGTGCTTGCCTTGCGACTAGGTACCCAACCTTGTCATTAGTTGGTATTTCCTCAAATTCGTCGATTTCTTCTTCCAATGAAGGCACCATCTCAGGTTCATCTTCTTCTACATCCGTCAAAATGTCTCCATTGGGTAACACAAGCAAGGCCctttggtttggacattgaaaGGCAATATGTTCAAACCCTTGACACTTAAAACATTTAGTGTCACGGGTCCTTGGTTTAGAGACCTCTCAGCTGGAGTTAGACCCTTCCCTTGGAGTCGGCCTTGATGGAGTATCATTTGGTCTCAAGGTTCCCCTTGAAGCTCCACTCGGATTTGATGAGTGTTGTGCACTCGAGGGATTGTCCTCTCTCATTAAGGTCGAATTTCTCCAATTTCCAGATTGAAAGTTGGAGTTTTGGCGATTTGTACCCCTCATCTTGAGTTTCCTTTCTACCTTGACTATTTTATCTAACAACTCATTCAAGTCAAGGTAGTGATGTAGCTCCACTATGTCAGCAATGTCGGTCCTCAAGCCTCTTAAAAACTGAGTCATGGTTGCTTCTAGATCTTCACGAATATCAGCACGCATCATGGCCATTTCCATTTCTTTGTAATAGTCTTCAACCAATAGACTACCTTGAGTGAGAGTTTGCAATTTGTTGTGCAAATCTCGATGGTAGTAGGCTGGTACAAAGCGTTTCCTCATTAGCCGTTTTAGTTCATCCCAAGTTCGTACGGGCCGTTCATCATTCCTCCACCGACTAGTGCGTAGTTGATCCCACCATATGGCCGCATAGTCAGTGAACTCAATGGCCGCGAGTTTCACCTTTTGGCTTTCAGTATAGTGGTTGCATTCGAAGATCATTTCGATCTTCCTTTCCCACTCCAAGTAGATTTCGGGGTCGAACTTTCCTTGGAATACTGGAATCTTAAGTTTAATGCCCGGAATTGGATCGTCATTTCACTTAGGTCTTCTCCTCCCCCCTTTGTTCCGCCCATTGTAATTATCAAGGTTCGAACCATCCTCAAGTTCGTCCTCATTGGAGCTCCCTTCGGATCCCTTGGTGGAGGCCCTCATTCGACTTTGCTTCACGGAGCTTTGTACATGTTCGAGTTTGTCAACTCGCTCATGTAAGGTTTCGATggagaaattgatttttttgTAGAACTCATTCAATATTACATCCAGTTTAAGTGTAGGATCGGCCATTTGAATGTGTTCACTTTCGTCCAAGCTCATGTGTACCTGCAAGAAAAGGTTAGTAGCAAAATAACCTTactcgctcccttacgtgtttcgctcactctcgtgtatcactcaagtgtttaaaatACTATAATGCTCTCACAACTCACTTTTCAATTCCCTTGATTGTCtccttgaagaaattagaatttCCCTCTAAGTGATTCAATCAAACTTTAATCAAGTTGTTCCCAAGAGTGATGTAGGTGTAGCTGGAATTGAAGACCGAATAATGACTCAAACAATGATTACACAAGCAAGAGTTTGTTGGGATTTGTTTTCTGTTTAGTCCGCAAGAGAGTGATTCAAGAGTGGTGAGAGTTTGAACTCAACAAGGACTCTAGCAAGACAACCAACGACCAGACCTGTTTGGACTCTATTTGGACACTCCTAACACAAATAACAATCTACAAAATGACTCAAAATACTAACATACAAGGCTGGACAGAACACTACTTCGACCAAAACAAAGACCAAGACGGCAGAATTTTGTTTggatcctagaagtactctacccgattGCATTAGGCTGATTTTGTTTGGAGATTGTAAGCAAG
This portion of the Coffea arabica cultivar ET-39 chromosome 2e, Coffea Arabica ET-39 HiFi, whole genome shotgun sequence genome encodes:
- the LOC113723662 gene encoding GDSL esterase/lipase 2-like, giving the protein MKMTKEYRIKLKLANSCSQLCLVVVLVVLASLTIPADCFHHDDHYPEAIAALFVFGDSLIDPGNNNYINTSTGFQANFPPYGESFFKYPSGRFCDGRVITDFIAEYAKLPFIPPYLQIGYQYQLAYGANFASAGAGALVETYPGSVVDLKTQLWHFNEAEKLLISNIGRRGAERIVSNSVYLFSIGANDYFSDSTKSNIFKSFTPEDYVAMVVGNITAALEEIYKKGGRKFGVVNMPPLGCAPVYRAADLAAGGTGECNGQVTALAKLHNVLLSKRLEHLQKQLKSFRYSYFDFFAVFVDLFDNPLKYGFKEVKSACCGSGPFRGTNSCGGRWGIKEYELCGNPQDYSFFDSVHPTQAANQQFAELIWAGPSNVTGPYNLKSLFQLSL